In Actinoplanes derwentensis, the following proteins share a genomic window:
- a CDS encoding SHOCT domain-containing protein, protein MMYYGNGMNGWGMFFMIVNSLLFWGLIVAGVVAMARYAGRDLHHRRPVAHGTGPQQMLAERFARGDIDDDEYARRLQVLDTTAPAHGPGD, encoded by the coding sequence ATGATGTATTACGGCAACGGCATGAACGGGTGGGGCATGTTCTTCATGATCGTGAACAGCCTGCTGTTCTGGGGGCTGATAGTCGCCGGTGTCGTCGCGATGGCCCGTTATGCCGGCCGGGACCTGCACCACAGGAGGCCGGTGGCACATGGAACTGGGCCGCAGCAGATGCTCGCCGAACGGTTCGCGCGCGGCGACATCGACGACGATGAGTACGCGCGACGTCTGCAAGTCCTCGACACGACAGCCCCGGCACACGGGCCCGGCGACTGA
- a CDS encoding cation-translocating P-type ATPase: MAQTMAAPAEVDERQPPTELFRHLRSTPTGLRSREAARRLTVYGPNELSRRHQRQWPRQLLAQFTQPLAVLLMIAAVLAWAGHAPALAVAVIAVILLNAAFAFVQERQAERAVEALAAYLPVSARVLRDGVLVEVPARDLVPGDVMEITEGDRICADGRLIDGILAVDLSSLNGESAPATRTADTELVPGPLLEARELVFSGTSCTAGQARAVVTHTGMHSELGRIAALSQRGRPEPSPLERQVRRATWVIAIVAVSAGAVFLPIGVLAGLGWAAAISFSIGLIVANVPEGLLPIITLALAAGVRELAKAGAVVKRLSAVETLGSTTVICTDKTGTLTENRMRVTRLWLADGDQDATAAGGDARARDLAVAAAICTTAHQAGDGAPADSGDPTEVALLRLAESLGAPVRAVDRDASRDILYSFDPRTKRMSTVTGGRLHTKGAPESILPLCTRVIDDAGCVTALTDPVRVDVTAAVDRFATAGLRVLAVARRTADAQVLAAGRDVAEADLTLLGLVAMVDPPREAVSAAVAAAHRAGITVHVITGDYGPTAAEIAVRVGIGGGRPRVVTGTELEQMSDADLDRLLRERQEIVFARSSPESKLRICEALRSEGHVVAMTGDGVNDAPALRHADIGVAMGRSGTDVAREAATMVLTDDNFATIVRAVEAGRRVYDNVRKFVLYIFAHAVPEVVPFLIFALSGGAVPLPLTVLQILAIDLGTETLPALALGREKAEPGLMDRPPRSRTAGVIDRRLLLRAWGLLGVTSAILVMTGFFWVLWRAGWQPGAELTDTTYARATTMTFAGIVACQIGTAMASRTDHAALRTIGVFSNRPLLGGILFEVVFAAALIYLPPLQAIFGTAALTLAELAFLAPFPVLVWGVDEIYRTRLRRRPAAPTD, encoded by the coding sequence ATGGCACAAACGATGGCGGCTCCGGCCGAGGTCGACGAACGCCAACCACCAACCGAGCTCTTCCGGCATCTGCGTTCCACGCCGACAGGGCTTCGCTCCAGGGAGGCAGCACGCCGGCTGACCGTGTACGGCCCCAACGAGCTCTCCCGCCGCCACCAGCGACAGTGGCCGCGGCAGCTGCTCGCCCAGTTCACCCAGCCGCTGGCGGTACTGCTGATGATCGCCGCAGTGCTGGCCTGGGCCGGGCATGCGCCCGCGCTTGCGGTCGCGGTGATCGCCGTCATCCTGCTCAACGCCGCGTTCGCCTTCGTCCAGGAACGCCAAGCTGAGCGGGCCGTGGAGGCGCTGGCCGCCTACCTGCCGGTATCCGCACGGGTCTTGCGCGACGGAGTCCTCGTCGAGGTGCCCGCCCGGGACCTGGTACCCGGCGACGTCATGGAGATCACCGAAGGTGACCGGATCTGCGCCGACGGCCGCCTGATCGACGGAATCCTGGCGGTCGACCTGTCGTCGCTCAACGGCGAATCGGCGCCCGCCACCCGCACCGCCGACACCGAACTCGTGCCCGGACCGCTGCTGGAAGCGCGGGAACTCGTCTTCAGCGGCACGTCCTGCACGGCGGGTCAGGCCCGGGCCGTGGTCACCCACACCGGAATGCACAGCGAACTCGGCCGGATCGCCGCGCTGTCGCAACGGGGCCGGCCCGAACCAAGCCCGCTGGAACGGCAGGTGCGCCGGGCCACCTGGGTCATCGCGATCGTCGCCGTCTCCGCCGGTGCCGTGTTCCTGCCGATCGGTGTACTCGCCGGGCTCGGCTGGGCCGCGGCGATCAGCTTCTCCATCGGACTGATCGTGGCGAACGTACCGGAGGGCCTGCTACCCATCATCACCCTCGCCCTCGCCGCCGGAGTCCGCGAACTCGCGAAGGCGGGCGCCGTCGTCAAACGGCTCTCCGCCGTGGAAACGCTCGGGTCGACGACGGTGATCTGCACCGACAAGACTGGCACCCTCACCGAGAACCGGATGCGGGTCACCCGGCTGTGGCTCGCCGACGGCGACCAGGACGCGACCGCCGCCGGCGGTGACGCCCGTGCCCGCGACCTCGCCGTCGCCGCCGCCATCTGCACCACCGCCCATCAGGCCGGCGACGGGGCGCCGGCCGACAGCGGCGATCCCACCGAGGTGGCGTTGCTGCGGCTCGCGGAGTCGCTGGGTGCACCTGTGCGGGCGGTGGACCGCGACGCCTCCCGCGACATCCTGTACTCCTTCGACCCGCGCACCAAACGCATGTCCACGGTGACCGGCGGCCGGCTGCACACCAAAGGGGCACCCGAGTCGATCCTGCCGTTGTGCACCCGCGTCATCGATGATGCCGGGTGTGTGACTGCGCTTACCGATCCGGTGCGCGTCGACGTGACGGCAGCTGTCGACCGGTTCGCGACCGCCGGCTTGCGTGTGCTCGCGGTCGCCCGCCGTACCGCTGACGCTCAGGTACTCGCGGCCGGCCGTGACGTCGCGGAAGCGGACCTGACTCTGCTCGGGCTGGTGGCCATGGTCGACCCGCCCCGCGAGGCGGTGTCGGCGGCGGTCGCCGCCGCCCACCGGGCCGGGATCACCGTGCACGTCATCACCGGGGACTACGGCCCCACCGCCGCGGAGATCGCCGTCCGGGTCGGTATCGGCGGCGGCCGCCCGCGCGTGGTCACCGGCACCGAACTCGAGCAGATGAGCGACGCCGACCTGGACCGGTTGCTGCGGGAGCGGCAGGAGATCGTCTTCGCCCGGTCGTCGCCGGAGAGCAAACTGCGCATCTGCGAGGCGCTGCGGTCCGAGGGTCACGTCGTGGCGATGACCGGCGACGGCGTCAACGACGCCCCGGCCCTGCGGCACGCTGACATCGGCGTCGCGATGGGCCGCTCCGGCACCGATGTCGCCCGCGAGGCCGCGACGATGGTCCTCACCGACGACAACTTCGCCACGATCGTACGAGCCGTCGAAGCCGGGCGGCGCGTCTACGACAACGTCCGCAAGTTCGTGCTCTACATCTTCGCCCACGCCGTACCCGAAGTCGTTCCGTTCCTGATCTTCGCCCTGTCCGGCGGTGCGGTACCGCTGCCGTTGACGGTGCTGCAGATCCTGGCGATCGACCTGGGCACCGAAACCCTGCCCGCCCTCGCGCTGGGCCGGGAAAAGGCCGAGCCGGGGCTGATGGACCGCCCGCCGCGCTCACGGACAGCGGGCGTCATCGACCGGCGGCTGCTGCTGCGGGCATGGGGGCTTCTCGGGGTGACCTCGGCGATCCTGGTGATGACGGGCTTCTTCTGGGTGTTGTGGCGGGCCGGATGGCAGCCAGGCGCCGAACTGACCGACACGACCTACGCCCGCGCCACCACTATGACGTTCGCCGGAATCGTCGCCTGCCAGATCGGCACCGCCATGGCCTCGCGCACCGACCACGCCGCGCTGCGCACCATCGGCGTGTTCAGCAACCGACCGCTGCTCGGCGGCATCCTGTTCGAGGTGGTGTTCGCCGCCGCGCTGATCTACCTCCCGCCGCTGCAGGCGATCTTTGGCACCGCCGCACTCACCCTCGCCGAACTGGCCTTCCTGGCGCCGTTCCCCGTGCTCGTCTGGGGCGTCGACGAGATCTACCGAACCCGGCTACGCCGTCGGCCCGCCGCACCCACCGACTGA
- a CDS encoding cysteine hydrolase, with protein MTTALLIIDMQNDTVHADGAYASFGAAAHAAAQNVIANAGTLLDAARTAGVPVFHSRIVVHPVAGLGGANAPIFRMLAPDTFKVGSWGAAIVDELTPREGEIVLDRIRMNAFGGTSLDIMLRNLGVTKLVIAGAWTNMAVEHSVREAADHGYEVIVVSDATSSLSEEWQHAALNFALTNIAVVADTKAVVDEYLVQR; from the coding sequence GTGACCACCGCCCTGCTGATCATCGACATGCAGAACGACACCGTGCACGCCGACGGGGCGTACGCGTCATTCGGCGCCGCCGCCCACGCCGCGGCGCAGAACGTGATCGCCAATGCCGGCACGCTGCTCGATGCCGCCCGGACGGCCGGCGTGCCGGTGTTCCACTCCCGGATCGTCGTGCATCCGGTCGCAGGTCTGGGCGGCGCCAACGCCCCGATCTTCCGGATGCTCGCCCCCGACACCTTCAAGGTCGGCAGTTGGGGTGCCGCGATCGTCGACGAGCTCACGCCGCGTGAGGGCGAGATCGTGCTCGACCGGATCCGGATGAACGCCTTCGGCGGCACCAGCCTGGACATCATGCTGCGCAACCTCGGCGTCACGAAGCTCGTCATCGCCGGGGCGTGGACGAACATGGCCGTCGAGCACAGCGTCCGCGAGGCCGCCGATCACGGCTACGAGGTCATCGTCGTCTCCGACGCCACCTCCAGCCTGTCCGAGGAATGGCAGCACGCGGCGCTGAACTTCGCTCTCACCAACATCGCCGTCGTCGCCGACACCAAGGCCGTCGTCGACGAATACCTCGTTCAGAGGTAA
- a CDS encoding DoxX family protein gives MLTVNAARGLAVLRISLGFVFLWAFFDKLFGWNYATPAERAWINGGSPTKGFLSGVDVGPFPGFFTGIAGQAWADWLFMLGLLGVGAALVLGIGLRLAAGAGALMMLLMWFAEFPPARTTGAGEATHSTNPIMDYHLVYALSAIVTALTYAGHTWGLGRQWAKLPFVQHNRWLI, from the coding sequence ATGCTCACCGTCAATGCGGCCCGCGGGCTCGCGGTCCTACGGATTTCGCTCGGCTTCGTCTTCCTGTGGGCGTTCTTCGACAAGCTTTTCGGATGGAACTACGCCACCCCGGCCGAGCGGGCCTGGATCAACGGCGGCTCCCCCACCAAGGGATTCCTGTCCGGCGTCGACGTCGGCCCCTTCCCGGGCTTCTTCACCGGCATCGCCGGACAGGCCTGGGCCGACTGGCTGTTCATGCTCGGCCTTCTGGGCGTCGGCGCCGCCCTGGTTCTCGGCATCGGCCTGCGCCTGGCCGCGGGGGCCGGCGCCCTGATGATGCTCCTGATGTGGTTCGCCGAGTTCCCGCCCGCCCGGACCACCGGTGCCGGCGAGGCGACACACTCGACCAACCCGATCATGGACTATCACCTCGTGTACGCCCTCAGCGCGATCGTCACCGCGCTCACCTACGCCGGGCACACCTGGGGCCTCGGCCGTCAGTGGGCGAAACTGCCCTTCGTGCAGCACAACCGCTGGCTGATCTGA
- a CDS encoding universal stress protein, which yields MNTSATPRIVVGVSGSPASLRAVEEAARAAQSRALPLHLAHVFNWLPDATGDPSAARSMLRQAAVAAVRIAPALDITTELVEGRPLTGLLRLSRRAALTVIGDGNLNDLTCMPRDAIAVQLTARGFGSVVVTRAWPVPDGPVLVGVDGSAAAEPVLDFAFDAAAHRRQGLLVVHVLESGDRTDALDQMVASRALASGVDARLRVLDGDPTTVMARQSHEASLIVVGARGRSPYHGLLGSVTQTLLHHGPASVAVIRGAVPESRRPARSDATPRRRAIVCARVPEAAAGTREATPV from the coding sequence ATGAACACCTCAGCAACGCCCCGCATCGTCGTCGGTGTGAGCGGGTCACCGGCCAGCCTCCGGGCGGTCGAAGAGGCCGCCCGTGCGGCACAGAGCCGCGCCTTGCCTCTGCATCTGGCGCATGTGTTCAACTGGCTGCCGGACGCCACCGGCGATCCGAGTGCTGCCCGGAGCATGCTGCGGCAGGCGGCGGTCGCTGCGGTCCGTATCGCGCCGGCCCTCGACATCACCACCGAACTGGTGGAGGGCCGTCCACTGACCGGCCTGTTGCGCCTTTCCCGGCGTGCGGCGCTCACGGTCATCGGCGACGGGAATCTGAACGACCTGACCTGCATGCCTCGGGACGCGATCGCCGTGCAACTCACCGCGCGCGGCTTCGGCAGTGTCGTGGTCACCAGGGCATGGCCTGTCCCGGATGGTCCGGTCCTGGTCGGGGTGGATGGCTCTGCTGCGGCAGAGCCGGTTCTCGACTTTGCGTTCGACGCGGCCGCACACCGGCGGCAGGGGCTGCTGGTCGTGCACGTGCTCGAATCCGGGGACCGCACGGACGCCCTTGACCAGATGGTCGCCTCGCGGGCGCTGGCGTCCGGCGTCGACGCGCGACTGCGCGTCCTGGACGGCGACCCGACCACGGTGATGGCCCGGCAATCGCATGAGGCGTCGCTGATCGTCGTAGGCGCTCGTGGCCGATCGCCCTACCACGGGCTACTGGGGTCGGTCACCCAGACGCTGCTGCACCACGGCCCCGCATCGGTCGCCGTCATCCGCGGCGCCGTGCCCGAGTCACGCCGGCCCGCACGTAGCGATGCGACCCCGAGACGCCGCGCCATCGTTTGCGCCCGGGTGCCCGAGGCTGCGGCCGGAACCCGGGAGGCGACGCCGGTGTAG
- a CDS encoding GH92 family glycosyl hydrolase: MRRTPLAALLTLALAGGTLVVSRPASAAPAPRFSTSFETTDPPPAWQNTAERTSGVDGRLQPGIPGSVNGRVVAVTASGENTSGGEVKENLLDADPDTKWLVFAGTGWVSYRLNAPVRAARYALTAANDVPARDPRDWRLEGSADGNTWTTVDTRTGQSLGERGATTGYDVATPGDYLHYRLTVTANGGATIVQLADLQLSNGDETPPPAEPARSAIGTGPSNAPAAKARVGYSGLASLEFAGRHATDGRGYTYNKVYDVDLKVGPDTELSYLVFPEFTRGDLSYPATFTAVDLAFTDGTFLSALKAKDQHGTVVSPQAQGAAQKLSVNQWNKITSRIGAVARGRTVDRILVAYDKPSGPQSAWRAWFDDIALTDVKGQKPIKSLAGYVETRRGTQSSGGFSRGNNIPAAAVPHGFNFWTPVTNASTLSWLYEYHKANNAANVPELQALSVSHEPSPWMADRQTFQFMPQDGTGVPNAGRTARALPFHHENETAKPHYYGVTFDSGLKAEVAPTDHAALLRFTFTGDGGNIIFDNVNDSAGLTVDAATGTISGWTDVRSGLSNGASRMFLYGTVDAPVLGGGMLPAGNRPSTGYVTVGAKTVNLRVATSLLGVDQARHNLELELAAADTLETVRGRAETAWNAKLRTVEVEGASRDQLVTLYSNLYRLFLYPNSAHENTGTNAAPVWRHAVQSSTTTPPSTPTQTGAQVKDGKVYVNNGFWDTYRTTWPAYSLLTPTLAGEMVDGFVQQYRDGGWISRWSSPGYANLMVGTSSDVAFADAYLKGVKGFDLEDAYAAAVKNASVAPPNDNVGRKGLTTSIFKGYTPSDVTGEAMSWAVDGYINDYGIANMAQALGYTEEAAYYRSRALNYVNHFDSSVDFFQGRNSAGQWRWNPAQYDPEVWGYDYTETNGWNMAFHVPQDGQGLANLYGGRDALAGKLDTFFSTPETGLESGSYGGVIHEMTEARDVRMGQYGHSNQPSHHIPWMYTFTGQPSKTQALTREIVDRLYLGSEIGQGYPGDEDNGEMSAWYVFAALGFYPLQMGSANYVIGSPLFTKATINLENGRKVVIRAPGNSSRNVYVQSLKVDGKAWNSTNLPHSVLAGGATLDFTMGSKPSKWATGAKAVPPSLTSGSEPARPQKDVTGTVTTAALADDSSATEATVTTQEWTLPAAAETGQYTITSAAAAGADPAGWRLLGSADGTTWTELDTRSEQAFPWRRQTRPFTVASPGAYTHYRLEFTGSATVAELELLAP; encoded by the coding sequence ATGCGTCGTACGCCGCTCGCCGCCCTGTTGACGCTCGCCCTGGCCGGAGGGACGCTGGTGGTGAGCAGGCCCGCCTCGGCCGCTCCGGCGCCGCGGTTCAGCACCTCGTTCGAGACCACCGATCCACCACCCGCCTGGCAGAACACCGCGGAACGGACGTCCGGCGTGGACGGGCGGCTGCAGCCGGGGATTCCCGGATCGGTCAACGGGCGGGTCGTCGCGGTCACCGCCTCGGGCGAGAACACCAGCGGCGGCGAGGTCAAGGAGAACCTGCTCGACGCCGACCCGGACACCAAGTGGCTGGTCTTCGCCGGTACCGGCTGGGTCTCCTACCGGCTGAACGCGCCGGTACGGGCGGCCCGCTACGCGCTGACCGCGGCGAACGACGTGCCCGCCCGCGACCCGCGCGACTGGCGCCTCGAGGGCTCGGCCGACGGCAACACCTGGACGACCGTCGACACCCGGACCGGGCAGTCACTCGGCGAGCGCGGCGCCACGACCGGCTACGACGTCGCCACTCCCGGCGACTACCTCCACTACCGGCTGACCGTGACCGCGAACGGCGGGGCGACCATCGTGCAGCTGGCCGACCTGCAGTTGTCGAACGGCGACGAGACGCCGCCACCGGCCGAGCCGGCCCGCAGCGCGATCGGGACCGGGCCGTCCAACGCGCCGGCCGCCAAGGCCCGGGTCGGGTACTCCGGCCTGGCGTCGCTGGAGTTCGCCGGACGTCATGCCACGGACGGGCGCGGTTACACGTACAACAAGGTCTATGACGTTGATCTGAAAGTCGGGCCGGACACGGAACTCTCCTATCTGGTGTTCCCCGAGTTCACCCGCGGTGACCTGAGCTATCCGGCCACGTTCACCGCGGTGGATCTGGCGTTCACCGACGGCACCTTCCTGAGTGCACTGAAGGCAAAGGACCAGCACGGGACCGTGGTAAGTCCGCAGGCGCAGGGCGCGGCGCAGAAGCTGTCCGTCAACCAGTGGAACAAGATCACCTCCCGGATCGGCGCGGTCGCCCGTGGTAGGACCGTCGACCGGATCCTGGTCGCCTACGACAAGCCGTCCGGGCCGCAGAGTGCCTGGCGGGCCTGGTTCGACGACATCGCCCTGACCGACGTCAAGGGTCAAAAGCCGATCAAGAGCCTTGCCGGGTACGTGGAGACGCGCCGCGGAACCCAGTCGAGCGGCGGCTTCTCCCGTGGCAACAACATCCCCGCGGCCGCCGTGCCGCACGGCTTCAACTTCTGGACCCCGGTGACCAACGCGTCCACCCTGAGCTGGCTGTACGAGTACCACAAGGCCAACAACGCGGCGAACGTGCCGGAGTTGCAGGCACTGTCGGTCAGCCACGAACCCAGCCCGTGGATGGCGGACCGGCAGACCTTCCAGTTCATGCCGCAGGACGGCACCGGTGTCCCGAACGCCGGCCGGACCGCCCGCGCGCTGCCGTTCCACCACGAGAACGAGACCGCGAAACCGCACTACTACGGCGTCACGTTCGACAGCGGGCTCAAGGCCGAGGTCGCGCCCACCGATCACGCGGCGCTGCTGCGGTTCACCTTCACCGGTGACGGCGGCAACATCATCTTCGACAACGTCAACGACAGCGCCGGCCTGACCGTCGACGCGGCGACCGGCACGATCTCCGGCTGGACCGACGTGCGCAGCGGCCTGTCCAACGGCGCGTCCCGGATGTTCCTCTACGGAACTGTCGACGCCCCGGTGCTCGGTGGCGGAATGTTGCCGGCCGGCAACCGGCCCTCCACCGGGTACGTCACCGTCGGCGCGAAGACGGTGAACCTGCGGGTGGCCACCTCACTGCTCGGCGTCGACCAGGCCCGGCACAACCTGGAGCTGGAACTCGCCGCCGCGGACACCTTGGAGACGGTCCGCGGTCGCGCCGAGACCGCCTGGAACGCCAAGCTGCGTACCGTCGAGGTGGAGGGTGCGAGCCGGGATCAGCTGGTCACCCTCTACTCCAACCTGTACCGGCTGTTCCTCTACCCGAACTCGGCACACGAGAACACCGGCACGAACGCGGCCCCGGTCTGGCGGCACGCGGTCCAATCGTCGACGACCACGCCGCCGAGCACACCGACCCAGACCGGGGCCCAGGTCAAGGACGGAAAGGTGTACGTCAACAACGGCTTCTGGGACACCTACCGCACCACCTGGCCCGCCTACTCGCTGCTCACTCCGACGCTGGCCGGCGAGATGGTGGACGGGTTCGTGCAGCAGTACCGTGACGGCGGCTGGATCTCCCGCTGGTCGTCGCCGGGATACGCGAACCTGATGGTCGGCACGAGCTCGGACGTCGCCTTCGCGGACGCGTACCTCAAGGGCGTGAAAGGTTTCGACCTGGAGGACGCCTATGCGGCTGCCGTCAAGAACGCCTCGGTCGCGCCGCCGAACGACAACGTCGGGCGTAAGGGCCTGACCACCTCGATCTTCAAGGGGTACACACCGTCGGACGTCACCGGCGAGGCGATGTCCTGGGCGGTGGACGGGTACATCAACGACTACGGCATCGCGAACATGGCCCAGGCTCTCGGCTACACCGAGGAGGCCGCCTACTACCGGTCGCGCGCCCTCAACTACGTCAACCACTTCGACTCGTCGGTCGACTTCTTCCAAGGTAGGAACTCCGCCGGACAATGGCGGTGGAACCCCGCGCAGTACGACCCGGAGGTGTGGGGCTACGACTACACCGAGACGAACGGCTGGAACATGGCGTTCCACGTGCCGCAGGACGGGCAAGGGCTGGCCAACCTCTACGGCGGGCGGGATGCGCTCGCCGGCAAACTGGACACGTTCTTCTCGACACCGGAGACCGGGCTCGAGTCCGGTTCCTACGGCGGCGTCATCCACGAGATGACCGAGGCCCGGGACGTACGGATGGGCCAGTACGGCCACAGCAACCAGCCGTCGCACCACATCCCGTGGATGTACACCTTCACCGGGCAGCCGTCCAAGACCCAGGCCCTGACCCGGGAGATCGTCGACCGGCTCTACCTGGGCAGCGAGATCGGCCAGGGCTACCCGGGCGACGAGGACAACGGCGAGATGTCCGCCTGGTACGTGTTCGCCGCTCTCGGCTTCTACCCGCTGCAGATGGGCAGCGCCAACTATGTGATCGGCTCGCCGTTGTTCACCAAGGCCACCATCAACCTGGAGAACGGCCGGAAGGTCGTCATCCGGGCACCCGGCAACTCGTCCCGTAACGTCTACGTCCAGTCCTTGAAGGTCGACGGCAAGGCCTGGAACTCCACGAATCTGCCGCACTCGGTCCTGGCGGGCGGCGCGACCCTCGACTTCACCATGGGCTCGAAGCCGTCGAAGTGGGCCACCGGGGCGAAGGCGGTGCCGCCGTCGCTGACCTCCGGCTCCGAGCCGGCCCGCCCGCAGAAGGACGTGACCGGCACGGTGACCACGGCCGCCCTGGCCGACGACTCCTCGGCGACCGAGGCGACCGTCACGACCCAGGAGTGGACGCTGCCCGCGGCAGCCGAGACCGGCCAGTACACCATCACCTCAGCGGCGGCGGCCGGCGCCGACCCGGCCGGCTGGCGACTGCTCGGCTCGGCCGACGGCACCACCTGGACCGAACTCGACACCCGGTCCGAGCAGGCCTTCCCGTGGCGGCGGCAGACCCGGCCGTTCACGGTGGCGTCGCCCGGCGCGTACACCCACTACCGCCTGGAGTTCACCGGCTCGGCCACCGTGGCCGAGCTGGAGCTGCTGGCTCCCTAG
- a CDS encoding type 1 glutamine amidotransferase domain-containing protein: MNVLVVLTSHDELGDTGRKTGFWLEELAAPYYRLKQAGATITLASPKGGRPPLDPKSNEPGSRTDDTRRFEADTEASAALDSTVVLSTVNPADYDAVFYPGGHGPLWDLAEDADSRNIIETTLRSGKPVALVCHAPGVLRHVTNEDGTPLVQGRPVTGFTNTEEEGVGLTEVVPFLVEDELKANGGVYSKGPDWGSYVVRDGLLITGQNPASSAEAADVLVALLGEHATA; encoded by the coding sequence ATGAACGTCCTGGTTGTTCTGACCTCGCACGACGAACTGGGTGACACGGGCCGCAAGACCGGCTTCTGGCTGGAGGAACTCGCGGCGCCGTATTACCGGCTCAAGCAGGCCGGTGCCACGATCACCCTGGCCTCGCCGAAGGGCGGTCGCCCGCCGCTGGACCCCAAGAGCAACGAGCCCGGCTCCCGGACCGACGACACCCGCCGGTTCGAGGCGGACACGGAGGCGTCGGCCGCGCTGGACTCCACCGTCGTGCTGAGCACGGTGAACCCGGCCGACTACGACGCGGTGTTCTACCCGGGCGGGCACGGCCCACTGTGGGACCTGGCGGAGGACGCCGACTCGCGGAACATCATCGAGACCACGTTGCGCTCGGGCAAGCCGGTCGCGCTGGTCTGCCACGCGCCGGGCGTGCTGCGGCACGTCACCAACGAGGACGGCACACCACTGGTGCAGGGCCGCCCGGTGACCGGCTTCACCAACACCGAGGAAGAGGGCGTCGGCCTGACCGAGGTCGTGCCGTTTCTGGTCGAGGACGAGCTCAAGGCCAACGGCGGCGTCTACTCCAAGGGTCCTGACTGGGGCTCCTACGTGGTGCGCGACGGTCTGCTGATCACCGGCCAGAACCCCGCCTCGTCGGCCGAGGCCGCCGACGTCCTGGTGGCGCTGCTCGGCGAACACGCCACTGCCTGA
- a CDS encoding SigE family RNA polymerase sigma factor, translating into MRPERVREFVEFVSGRLPRLHRTAYLLCGDKHLAEDIVQSAVTTLFVQWKRNTVMENADGYLHRILVRRYLDERRRKWFGVLLGDRLPDTPAGPQAAVEERDALMAALRTLPNKQRAAIVLRYYDDLSVEQAAEALQCSPSTVKSQCSRGLAILREVLQTEVRVPS; encoded by the coding sequence ATGCGGCCCGAGAGAGTCCGGGAGTTCGTCGAGTTCGTTTCCGGCCGGCTGCCACGCCTGCACCGCACCGCGTACCTGCTGTGCGGCGACAAGCATCTTGCGGAGGACATCGTCCAGTCCGCCGTGACGACACTTTTCGTCCAGTGGAAGCGCAACACGGTCATGGAGAACGCCGACGGCTACCTGCACCGAATCCTGGTGCGCCGCTATCTGGACGAGCGCCGACGCAAGTGGTTCGGGGTGCTGCTCGGTGACCGGCTGCCGGACACCCCGGCGGGGCCGCAGGCGGCCGTCGAGGAACGCGACGCGCTGATGGCGGCCCTGCGGACCCTGCCGAACAAGCAACGCGCGGCGATCGTGTTGCGCTACTACGACGACCTGTCGGTCGAGCAGGCCGCCGAGGCCCTTCAATGCTCGCCGAGCACCGTCAAGAGCCAGTGTTCCCGTGGCCTTGCCATCCTGCGCGAGGTCCTCCAGACAGAAGTGCGAGTCCCATCGTGA
- a CDS encoding TetR/AcrR family transcriptional regulator: MTSKNLNRDTRTELLLAAERSFAHKGYAAVGINEVLSSVGVPKGSFYHYFSSKDAFGEAVIARYFEQYLAEMDEILNATGQDWAARILAYFASWRDSQSFGDCEGKCLAVKLGAEVADMSEPMRLALKAGTAKIVDRLERAIIGAADDGSSSFTGDARATAGALYQLWLGASVMAKVQRSLAPLDAAKTVTHQLLGM; this comes from the coding sequence GTGACAAGCAAGAATCTGAACCGCGACACGCGTACGGAACTGCTGCTGGCGGCCGAGCGATCCTTCGCGCACAAGGGCTATGCCGCGGTCGGGATCAATGAGGTGCTGTCCAGCGTCGGCGTGCCGAAGGGCTCCTTCTACCACTACTTCAGTTCGAAGGACGCGTTCGGCGAGGCGGTGATCGCCCGCTACTTCGAGCAGTACCTGGCGGAGATGGACGAGATCCTGAACGCCACCGGTCAGGACTGGGCCGCCAGGATCCTGGCCTATTTCGCGTCCTGGCGTGACTCGCAGAGCTTCGGCGACTGCGAGGGCAAATGCCTTGCGGTCAAGCTCGGCGCGGAGGTCGCCGACATGTCCGAGCCCATGCGCCTGGCCCTGAAAGCCGGGACCGCGAAGATCGTCGACCGTCTGGAGCGCGCGATCATCGGCGCCGCCGATGACGGGTCCTCGTCGTTCACCGGCGACGCCCGGGCGACCGCCGGCGCGCTGTATCAGCTCTGGCTGGGCGCCAGCGTCATGGCCAAGGTGCAGCGGAGCCTGGCCCCCCTGGACGCCGCGAAGACGGTGACACACCAGCTGCTCGGCATGTGA